CTATAAAGTCAACCCCAACCCTGGGCAATGGTGGACAGGAAAAATGTCTATGGCTATCCATGATCCTGGGTCCAGTGGAAAGAAGGCCCAAGCTCGAACAGGCACGCTGAAGAAATTGTGCCAGACCTAAGGAAAGGATCAGGATGATTCTGGAGGAGGGTGGGCGATGACCCCGACCCGGATTCGGGCCAGCGTGGTTTCTGAGCGAGCAGCCCGGGTGTGGTAGTGAGAGCAGTCTTTCATGCCCCAGGATACTCTGCATACCTCTCAAGCCGTCCATTTCCTGATCCTGCATGGATTTTCCATGCTCGGCCTTCTGGCCGCCGTGGAACCCCTGCGGGCTGCGAACCGATTCCAGCCGGATCTATTCACCTGGCAGTTCGTGTCTGTGGACGGCTTGCCGGTCACTGCCAGCAACGACATGGCCTTTGACGTTCAGTCCTCCCTGGCCGATGCCGGTCAGGTCCGGACCTGCATTGTGTGCGCCGGATACCATCCGGAGCAGCACTTCCAGGAGAGCATCTTCTCCTGGCTCCGGGACCGGGCCGGGGAGGGCTGCGTCCTGGGGGGAATAGACACCGGGAGCATCCTCCTGGCCAAGGCCGGTCTGCTGCGCGGGTATCGGGCCACAGTGCACTGGGAGCACTTGAACGCCTTTCGGGAGGATTTTACCGATGTGCGGATTAGCGGGGCCTTGTATGAGATCGACCGGGACCGGCTGACCTCATCCGGAGGGACCTCCTCCCTGGATATGATGCTCCAGCTGATCTCCCTGCAGCACGGGTATCCCCTGGCGGTCAAGATCTCCGAACAGTTCATCCACGAGCGGATCAGAGAGCCCCAGGACGAGCAGCGGATGCCCATCAGCCTGCGGATGCAGGTCCATCACCCGGAGGTGGTCCGGGCCATTGAAATCATGGAGCAGAA
This region of Desulfovermiculus halophilus DSM 18834 genomic DNA includes:
- a CDS encoding GlxA family transcriptional regulator; translated protein: MPQDTLHTSQAVHFLILHGFSMLGLLAAVEPLRAANRFQPDLFTWQFVSVDGLPVTASNDMAFDVQSSLADAGQVRTCIVCAGYHPEQHFQESIFSWLRDRAGEGCVLGGIDTGSILLAKAGLLRGYRATVHWEHLNAFREDFTDVRISGALYEIDRDRLTSSGGTSSLDMMLQLISLQHGYPLAVKISEQFIHERIREPQDEQRMPISLRMQVHHPEVVRAIEIMEQNIQEPLSVQQIAAIVGLSPRQMSRVFQDNLEQSPSRLYLKLRLERARQLLGQTSLRILDIALACGFQSNAALSRAYKSVYGYPPLQERRGMDGE